Proteins encoded by one window of Candidatus Nitrosocosmicus hydrocola:
- a CDS encoding inositol-3-phosphate synthase: protein MGKKINVAIAGVGNCASALIQGIQYYNSNSSQKDSIGLTSLNLGGYEPSDINFVAAFDIAESKVGRDLSEAIFSPPNNALQIVDVPAFGMKVQKGDVLDGAGTHFSEIVKLSDESNVNVKEVLQDTKTDILINYLPVGSREASRYYAEKCLEAGVCFINAIPVFISSNSDWHKRFIEKNLPCAGDDVMSQLGATVVHKTLAKLWVDRGVSVDETYQLNIGGDMDFYNMLDEDRLEDKRVSKTSAVKAMIPYDVPMRIGPSDYVNFLQNDKVCYIYMKGRFFGKVPLEMDLKLRVPDAYNSSGVMIDAIRGAKIALDRGISGPLESISAYCFKHPPVQMSYSEAKTNFIDFIDGKRDR, encoded by the coding sequence ATGGGTAAAAAAATCAATGTCGCAATAGCCGGTGTAGGCAATTGTGCTTCTGCTCTTATTCAGGGAATTCAATATTATAACTCCAATTCCTCTCAAAAGGATTCTATTGGGCTTACATCACTAAACCTAGGTGGATATGAACCAAGCGACATAAATTTTGTTGCTGCTTTCGATATAGCTGAATCCAAGGTCGGAAGAGATTTATCAGAAGCAATATTTTCTCCTCCTAACAATGCATTACAAATTGTTGATGTTCCTGCATTTGGGATGAAAGTTCAAAAAGGCGATGTGCTAGATGGAGCTGGTACTCACTTTTCGGAAATAGTCAAGCTTTCAGATGAGTCAAATGTGAATGTCAAAGAAGTACTTCAGGATACAAAAACTGATATTTTGATCAATTATTTACCAGTTGGAAGCCGAGAAGCTAGTCGATATTACGCTGAAAAATGCTTGGAGGCTGGGGTTTGTTTCATAAATGCTATTCCTGTTTTTATATCCTCCAATTCTGATTGGCATAAACGGTTTATAGAGAAAAATCTCCCTTGTGCGGGCGATGATGTAATGAGTCAATTAGGGGCAACAGTCGTTCATAAAACTTTGGCAAAATTATGGGTTGATCGCGGGGTATCTGTGGATGAAACATATCAATTGAATATAGGTGGTGACATGGATTTTTACAACATGTTGGATGAAGATCGTTTGGAAGATAAACGTGTAAGCAAGACTTCTGCTGTCAAGGCAATGATCCCTTATGACGTACCTATGAGGATTGGTCCATCTGATTATGTAAATTTCTTACAAAACGACAAAGTTTGTTATATTTATATGAAAGGAAGATTTTTTGGTAAAGTTCCGTTAGAAATGGACTTGAAACTTCGTGTACCGGATGCCTACAACAGTTCGGGAGTTATGATAGATGCCATTAGGGGAGCCAAAATTGCTTTAGATAGGGGCATTTCAGGTCCATTAGAAAGCATATCTGCTTATTGTTTTAAACACCCACCAGTTCAAATGTCATATTCTGAAGCCAAAACAAACTTTATTGATTTTATAGATGGAAAAAGAGATCGATAA
- a CDS encoding PhoU domain-containing protein — translation MTIYTRILQQIGSSVLISLPNEWVKKNSLSKGNTVTVETNIDNTVSVYNNYQEEEIKIVFELDDDSENQTNMEKSNERADWNEKTIKIILNKIFGAYLLGYNSINVHSKNQISFESSETIKKATRKLIGLEIVDENSFNISFQFLIDAKTLNIQKILGMMNSIIQGMFRETIHSLNGDFSSDLENKIASRDDEIDRQYFLLVRIIRTAIMNKKLASNLNLTNIDMLDYRIAANYLETAGDLIAELVTYLSKFKVANQVSTLIKKIGYSLEEMQHYAIEAFISTSRDKAFKVIENYEDFKHSIAELKKNIASNQHETIDETYSITLVNSISCLDNIAKCWIDITDLAKPTYTLK, via the coding sequence ATGACGATTTATACAAGAATATTACAACAAATAGGTAGTAGTGTTTTAATTTCACTGCCAAACGAATGGGTAAAGAAAAACTCACTCTCTAAAGGTAATACTGTAACCGTGGAAACTAATATCGACAATACCGTATCTGTTTATAACAACTATCAGGAAGAAGAGATCAAGATTGTCTTTGAATTAGATGACGATTCAGAAAATCAAACTAATATGGAGAAGTCAAATGAGCGTGCTGATTGGAATGAAAAAACCATAAAAATCATTCTAAACAAGATTTTTGGAGCCTACTTGTTAGGATATAACAGTATAAATGTTCATTCAAAAAATCAAATTTCATTTGAAAGTAGTGAAACCATAAAAAAGGCGACTAGAAAATTAATAGGATTAGAAATTGTAGACGAAAATAGTTTTAACATAAGCTTTCAATTCTTGATTGATGCAAAAACGCTGAACATACAAAAAATTTTAGGTATGATGAATTCGATTATTCAAGGGATGTTTAGAGAAACTATTCATTCATTAAATGGAGACTTTAGCAGTGATTTGGAAAACAAGATTGCTAGCAGGGATGATGAAATAGATCGACAATATTTCCTCCTAGTTAGAATCATCCGAACAGCAATAATGAATAAGAAACTTGCAAGTAATCTAAATTTGACTAATATAGATATGCTTGATTATAGAATTGCCGCTAATTATTTAGAAACTGCTGGGGATTTGATAGCAGAATTGGTAACATATCTATCAAAATTTAAAGTGGCCAATCAGGTATCAACATTAATCAAGAAAATAGGCTATTCATTAGAAGAGATGCAACACTATGCTATAGAGGCATTCATAAGTACAAGTAGGGATAAAGCATTCAAAGTCATAGAAAATTACGAAGACTTTAAGCACAGCATAGCAGAGCTTAAAAAGAACATAGCGTCTAACCAGCATGAAACCATTGATGAAACATATTCCATTACATTAGTAAATAGCATTTCATGCTTAGATAACATTGCAAAATGCTGGATTGATATAACAGATCTTGCAAAGCCCACCTACACACTAAAGTAA
- a CDS encoding CbtB domain-containing protein, which yields MSLCPEIKAISVEKTPKLAMVILAAIAIFSVYIVGYDQGQLFSLVQGNGAYDSMLLHEFTHDIRHAAGFPCH from the coding sequence ATGAGTCTTTGCCCCGAGATTAAGGCGATAAGTGTTGAAAAAACTCCTAAATTGGCCATGGTAATTCTTGCAGCGATAGCGATTTTTAGCGTATACATAGTAGGTTATGATCAAGGTCAATTATTTAGTCTAGTACAAGGAAATGGGGCTTACGACAGTATGTTGCTTCACGAATTCACACATGATATTAGACATGCTGCAGGCTTTCCTTGTCATTAG